The genomic DNA ATCCTAAATTAATTTGTTTATATAATTCATCGCCATCATCATAATACTTAGAAGCAAATTTCATACTTTTATTATTAGTATATAATTTACTATGCTCTCCATATAACTCCCAAGAATTTATATTTGTATCATTATTTCTAATATATCCAAAAGTAAATTTATCAAATGTATTATTACCAGAAACATTTTTAGCTGTAATTCCAGGTCTATAAATAGTTTTATTTACTAAAGTTAAAGTAGAATCAGTTGTATCATTATCTTTATTATTATTAATAATATCAAAAGTAAGATTATAATTATTATTTACTTTTAAAATATTTTTAAAAGATAATTCTTTTTCTTTTGAAGAATTAATTTCATTAGATACATATGTAGAATGATACAAACTAGTTTTTAAGTATGGTGAAGTATATGAGATACCTTTTATTCCACCATAATGGTTTATATCAGATTTGATTAAATCAGTTTGTTTAAATACCTGATAATCAGTATCTCCAAGTCCAGTAATATCATAATTTTTCCCAGTGCTTATTCCGGCAAAAAGAATATCTATTTTGCTATCTTTTAAATATTTTGTAGTGTTAGAATATAAATAAATAGCAGAGTTATCATCCATAGGTAAAATATATTCGTTATTAGTAGAATTACTATTATAATCTTTGTTTGACACAGTAGAATATTCTACATTAAAATATGTATAAGTATTATTATTTATAGTAAAATTAAAATCTGAATTAAAAGATAAAAATGATTTTTTAGTAGTATTTATAGGATTATCCAATCGAGTATACATTAAATTATAATTAGATTTAGTACCTTCTTTATTATTAAAATATCCAAATACACCTCCCCACTCAACTCCAAATAGTTCCCCATATGAAGTAGTTGAAAACAAAGTGGTATATTTTTTGTTTAATAAAGTACTTTCTATAATATATCCATCATTATTTTCTATTTTATCGCCATTTAATATATTAAAATTAGAGTTAAATGAAGGAAGTTTTTTATTTGAATAATATTCATTGTCGCTTTCTTCATAAATATTTTTAAACATAACAATTTTTAAAGTATCATCAGATAAATGAATATCATAATTAGCTAACCCATAATTTGGATCAAAAGTAAAAGTAGAATTTAAATAATTATTAAATTTTGTTAAAATACTAGCTCTTCCATCAATATCTAGAGTAGAATTGTTAGAAGTAAAATTTTTATTTATTTCTAATTCTGCATTAAATCTTACTCTGTCAATCATAGATTTTAATTCATTGTAATTATTATCAATTTTTTGATTAAGTTCAATTTTTAAAGTATCAATTTTTTGATTAAGTTCATAATCTGTAGCTCCAAGTTTACCAAGTTCATTTGCATATTCACTAACCAAAGCTTTTAAAATAGTTATATCCTGTATGTTAGCATTCTTTTTTATATAATTTTCATTGTAAATAATACTATTATATAAGATAGTAGCTATTTCATATCTAGAAAAATTTTTATTGCCTTCAAAATTTGATTTGTTATCAAATAGAGGAGTTAAAATATTTTTTTCAGTTAAAGATTTTATAGCTTTACCTTCAAAAGAATTATAATCAATATCGTCAAATGCAAATGAAATATTTGATATAATAAGTAGAGCTATTAAAAATAAATTAGATTTTTTCATTATATACCCTCCTAGATGTATACGTTACCATGTTATAAATTATCATAAATTTATTATAAAGTCAAACCCTAAAATAAGTATATATTGATAAACTGAAATAATCCTTAAAAAACAAATAAAAAAAATTACTTTATTGATGATTATAAAAAAAAATGATATAATAATTAGAAAATGTAACTTTAAGGTTGTGAAAAATGAAAAGAGAAATTTTAAAAAAAATTTTAAAAAAATATTTTAAAAAAATAGAAAAAATAAATAAAATTTGCATAGATAGTAGAGAAGTAATGGAGAATGATCTATTTTTTGCTATAAGAGGTGGAAACAATTATATTAAAGAAGCACTTAATAAAGGTGCATATGTTATTTACGATAAAAATGGAGAAAATATAGTTAATGAAAAATGTTATAAAGTTAAAGATAGTATAGAATTTTTACAAAATTTAGCAAAAGAGTATAGAGAAAAACTAAATATAAAAATAATAGCAGTAACTGGAAGTAATGGAAAAACAACAACAAAAGATATTATTTTTCAAATATTTAATGAAAAATTTAAAACAAAAAAAACTATTGGAAATAAAAATAATCATATAGGAATGCCTTATACTTTATTAAATGTAGAGGATGATGATGAATTTTTAATTCTCGAATTTGGAATGAGTAATTTAGGTGAAATTGATTTATTAGCTAGTATATCAAAGCCAGATATAGGAGTTATTACAAATATAGGAGAATCCCATTTAGAATATTTAAAAACAAAAGAAAATGTATTTAAAGCTAAAAGTGAAATAATACCTTATAGTAAAAAGATGGTTGTAAATGGTGATGATTTTTATTTATCAAAATTAAATGATAAAAAAATAATAAAAATAGGAAGAAATGGAAATATATCTATATTAGAAATAGAAATAAAAAATGAGTATACATATTTCAAATTAAAAATTAATGATAAAGAACATAAATTTATAACAAATCTATATGGGGTACATAATGTATACAATATAGTGATTGCAATACAAATAGCGATATTTTATGAAATGAGAATAGAAAAAATAAAAGATATTATAAAGAATTTAACTTTAACATCAATGAGATTTGAAGTTTTAAAGATAAAAGGAAATATATATATAAATGATGCTTATAATGCAAGCCCTATATCTATGAAAGCTTCTCTTGAAACTTTTAATAATTTATATAATGATAGATACAAGATAGTTGTTTTAGGAGATATGTTAGAGCTTGGAATAAATAGTAAAAAATATCATGAGGATTTGTCTTATATCTTAGAAAGAATAGATATAAAAGAGATATATCTATATGGAAAAGAGATGCAATACCTATATAAAAAAATAAAAAATAGATTAAATGTAAGGTATTTTACAAATAAAAAAGATATACAAAATTTATTAGGGAATAAAGAGGAAAAATTAGCAGTTCTACTAAAGGGATCTCGTGGAATGAAATTAGAAGAAATTTTATAAACTAAAGGAGATTGGCATGTTATATTATATTTATTTAAAATTATTTAATGAGCTTTCATTTTTAAGGGTATTTAAGTATATTACAGTGAGATCCATAATAGCGTTTTTTTTATCATTTTTTATAGTTCTTTTTATAGGGAAACCATTTATTAATTATCTAAGAAGAAAAAAAATAGGAGATGATATAAGAAAAGAGGGACCTAAAACTCATTATAATAAACAAGGTACACCTACGATGGGCGGGGTACTTATTCTTTTTTCAATACTTCTCACAGTTTTAATAACAGGTAATTGGACTAATCAGTATATTGTACTTCTTTCTATTTCTACATTATTTTTAGGTGGATTAGGATTTTATGATGATTTTAAAAAATTTACGGTGGATAAAAAAGGATTGGCAGGAAAAAAGAAAATACTTGCACAAATAATACTCTCTATAATAGTATGGATTTTTATAAAAAATCTAAATTTAGGAGAAATTTCTTTTTCGATTGTAAATCCATTTTTAAAAAATTCTTATATTTACATTGGTAGTTTTTTAATGTTATTATTTATTATATTTATTATTGTAGGAAGCTCAAATGCTGTAAATATAACAGATGGACTTGATGGATTAGTTATTGTACCAGTTATGATAGTATCATTGACTCTTGCAATAGTAGCATATTTTACAGGAAATATTATTTGGAGTAAATATTTAAATCTTTATTATATAGAAGGAACAGGCGAAATAGTAGTATTTTTAGCGAGTATAATAGGTTCTGGATTAGGTTTTTTATGGTACAATTTTTATCCTGCGCAGATTTTTATGGGAGATACAGGTTCATTAGCACTCGGAGGATTATTAGGTATTATATCAATATTATTAAAACAAGAGATTTTATTAGGTATAATAGGAGTAATTTTTGTTATAGAAGCATTATCAGTAATAATTCAAGTGTGGTCTTTTAAAAAAAGAGGAAAAAGAGTATTTAAAATGGCGCCTATACATCATCATTTTGAAATTTTAGGTGTACCAGAAACAAAAGTAACTGCAAGATTTTGGATAATATCAATTATGTTTTCTATATTAGGACTTTTAATTTTAAAATTAAGATAGGTGATTATTTTGAAAGCTATTGTTTATGGAGCAGGAAAAAGTGGTTTAGGAGCAAAAAAACTTTTAGAAAAACAAGGTTATGAAGTAATTTTAGTAGATGATAAAAATGGAATATCATCACAAAAAGCTATAAAATATTTAGATGAAATAGATATTTTTATAAAAAGTCCAGGAATTCCTTATAATGATTTTGTAAAATTAGCAATAGATAAAAATATTAATTTAATAGATGAAATAGAATTAGCTTATATGTATATGAACAAAAATACGAAAATTATAGCAATTACAGGAACGAATGGAAAAACTACTGTAACAAGCAAAATAAAAGAGTTATTAGAGTATAATAGTTATAAAGTAAAATATGCCGGAAATATAGGTATTTCTTTTTCCGAAATAGTTTTAGAGGGTAAAGATTTAGATTATATTGTGTTAGAACTTAGCTCATACCAGCTTGAAAATATTAAAACATTTAAACCATATATATCGATGATAATAAATTTAACACCTGATCACATGAATAGATATAGTAGTTTAGATGAATATTACAATGCAAAATTTAATATTTATAAAAATTGTAATAATACTGATTATTTTATTTTAAATATTGATGATAATGAAATAATGACTAGATTTAATAAAAATATAAACTTAAAAAAAATTTCTTTAGAAAATGAAGCTGATATCTATTATAAAAATAATTATATATTTATAAATAAAGAAATGTATATAAACAAAAATAATCTTTCTTTAAAAGGTATACATAATATACAAAATATTTTATTTATAATATCTGTATCTGAAATTTTAGGTCTTGATAGAAAAAAATTAAAAGTTTTTTTAGAAACAACAAATACTCTAGAACATAGAATGGAAGAATTTTTTAAAAAAGAAGATACTTTGTTTATTAATGATTCTAAAGGAACAAATATAGATTCTACAATAAAAGCAATAGAAGCTTTTGAAAAAGACTTAATTTTAATAACAGGAGGAAAAGATAAAAAAGTAGATCTATATCCACTGTGTAAAATAATAAAAAATAAAGTAAAAAAGGTATATCTTATAGGTGAGACAGCAGATATTTTAGAGGAGATATTATTAGAGCTAGAATATAAAAAAGAAAATATTAAAAACTTAAAAACTATTGAGAAAGTAGTAGATAATCTTAAATTAGAATCAGAAATAGTACTTTTTTCGCCGGCACATTCTAGTTTTGATCAATTTAAAAATTTTGAAGAAAGAGGAAAAATTTTTAAAGAATTAATTTTACAAAAGTTTAATTAGAAATGGGGTTAAATATGAAAAAAGTTGTTTTAACAACTGGAGGAACAGGTGGACATATATATCCAGCTTTAGCTATTGCAAAAGAACTTAAAAATAGAGAAGTAGAAACGTTATTTATAGGTAGTAAATATAGAATGGAAAATGAATTAGTACCTGAAAATGGATTTGATTTTATAGGGCTAGATATAAAACCTATTAAAATAACGAATATAAAATCAATATATAGATTATTTAAATCAATAATAAAAAGTATAACAATTTTATACAAAGAAAATATAGATTGTATTATTGGTTTTGGAAATTATATATCAATACCAGTTTTAATAGCAGCCTTTTTACTTGGGAAAAAAATATACCTTCAAGAACAAAATATTAATTTAGGACTTGCAAATAGAGTATTCTATAGAGTATCTCAAAAGATTTTTGTAGCTTTTGATAAAACATATGAAGATATTCCGAGAAAATATCAGCATAAAGTAATGGTAACGGGAAATCCACTGAGAAAAGAATTTAGATATATAGATAGAGAAGAAGAGCGAGAAAAATTAAAAATAGGAAATAATGAAAAAATACTTCTTGTTATTGGTGGTAGTTTGGGAGCAAAAAAAATAAATGAAGCTATATTAAATAATTGGGATGAGTTATTTAAAAATTTAGACATAAGAGTGTATTGGGCAACAGGAAAAAATCATTTTGATGAAATAAATAATAAAATAAGAAAAAGAAAACCAAATGATGTAATAAAACCATATTTTGATAATATAGCTAAAATTATGGCGGCTTCAGACCTTTTAATTTGTAGAGCTGGAGCGTTAACAGTATCTGAGGTTATAGAACTCCAAAAACCTAGTATTATGATACCTTACAAAAGTAGTGATGTAGGGCAAAAACAAAATGCTGAATTGTTAAAAAAAATAGGTGCTGCAAAAGTATATGATGAAGATAATAGTGACGAAGCAATAAAAGAAGCAATAAATTTAATAAAAAATGAAAAATTATTAAAAAAAATGAAAAATAATTTAGTTTTAATAAAAAAAGGAAATTCTACATTAAAAATTGTTAATGAAATAGATATTTGGAGGAATTAAGTATATGAAAGGTATAAAAAAAGTTTTTTTTATTGGTATAAATGGTATAGGTATGAGCGGATTAGCTAAAATAGCTAATAGTATGGGATTAGAAGTAGAAGGATCAGATATAGCTAAAAAAAATATAACTAAAGAATTAGAAAGTTTAGGAATAAAAGTATATATAGGTCAAAAAAAAGAAAATATAAAAAAAGTAGATATGGTAATATATTCGAGTGCAATAAAAGAAGATAATCCAGAATATATAGCTGCAAAAGCAAAGAATATAAAAATGATAAAAAGAGGAGAGTTTTTAGCAAAACTTTTTAATGAAAAAATAGGTGTAGCGATAGCGGGTACACACGGAAAGACAACAACTACTTCATTAATGTCATCGATTTCAATGTCAAAATCACCAACTATAATGGTAGGAGGTATTTTACCAGAGATTAATTCAAATGCAAAAGTTGGAAATTCTGATATTTTTATAGCTGAAGCGGATGAAAGTGATAACTCTTTTTTATATTTAAAACCTAAATATTCAATAATAACAAATATAGAAGAAGATCATTTAGAAAATCACGGGTCATTTGAAAATATAGAAAACTCATTTAAAAATTTTATAAATCAAACAGAAGAAGAAGTTATTCTTTGCATTGATTGTAAAAATGCTAAAAATTTAAGTAAATATTCTGACAAAATAAAAACATACAGTATAATAGATAAAGAAGCTAATATTTATGCTGAAAATATAAATCAAATAGATAATTTTACAACATTTGATTTGTTTATAGAAAATAAATATATAGATAATTTCAAAATAAAAATTCCAGGAATACATAATGTTTCAAATGCTATAGGGACTATATATTTAGCAATAAAATTTGGAGTAGAAATAGAAGAAATAAAACAAAAATTAGCAACATTTAATAATGCAAAACGACGATTTGATGTACTTTATAGTAATGGAATAACTATAGTAGATGATTATGCACATCATCCAACAGAAATAAAAGCAACATTGAGAGCTGCTAAAGAAAGAAAAACAGATAAAATAATAGCAGTTTTTCAACCACATAGATATAGTAGATTAAAATTTTTATTAGATAAATTTATTGGTGTTTTTGATTTAGCTGATGAAGTAATAATTTTACCGATTTATTCAGCAGGAGAAAAAAATATTTATGGAGTAGATGAAAAAATTTTAGTAGAAAAAATTAATCACTCTAAAATAAATATAATAAAGGGTGAGGAAGATATTTTAAATAAGATTAAAGAAAACAAAATCAAAACAACATATCTTTTTATGGGAGCTGGAGATATTTCTCAAATAGCACATAATTTAAGTGAAAAAATATCAAATAATTACGGAGTGTAGAATGGAAGTTATAAAAAACGCGAAAATGAAAAATCATTCAAATATGAAAATAGGTGGAGAAGCAAAAGAGCTTATTTTTATTGAAAAAAAAGAAGAATTATTAGAAGTTTTAGAAGAAGCAAAAGATTTTTTTATAATAGGTAATGGTACAAATACATTAATAAAAGATGGAAAAATAGATAAAACTTTTATAACTTTAAAAAGATTAAATGCGATTAAATTATTAGAAAATAATAGAGTATATGTAGAAGCAGGGTTAGACTTTAGTAAATTTATAGAATTTATGGAAAAAAATAATTTATCAGGATTAGAAAATCTCGCGGGTATTCCAGGTAGTGTAGGTGGGCTTGTATATATGAATGGTGGAGCTTATGGAACTGAGATTTTTGATTATATAGAAGAGATAGAAATAATAGATAATAATAATAACTTGAGAAAAATAAAAAAAGAAAATATAAAATATAGTTATAGAGCAACAGAGATAAAAGAAAAAAAATGGATAATAATAAGTGTTATTTTTAAATTAGAAAAAGGATTTAATAAAGAAAAAGTAAAAGAATTAATAAACAAAAGGGAAAATAATCATCCTTTAGATTTACCTAATTTAGGAAGTACTTTTAAAAACCCAGAAGGTTATTATTCTGCGAAATTAATAATAGAAGCAGGAATACAAGGACATAAAATAGGTGGTGCTAGAATTTCTAAAAAACATCCTAATTTTATTGTTAATGAAGAAAATGCAAAATATAGTGATGTTATAAAGCTTATAGAGTATGTAAAAAATAATGTGAAATCTAAAACAGGAATAGAATTAGAAGAAGAAATTATAATTATAAAATAAAACTGACACTTTTAGTGTTGAAAAAAACTAAAAAAAATGATATATTAGTGATAAGTATTAAAAGGGGTAAGTATGGTATTTTTTAAAAAATTTATACCTATTTTTATTTTATTTATTATTTTTTATAATATATATTTTTTTTATAATTCAGATTATTTTTTAATTAAAGATATTCAAATTATGGGTAAAAATGAATTATTAAAAAATGATATTATAGAGAAATTAGATATTTTAAAATCAAAAAATATATGGAAAATAGATATAGAAAAACTTAAAGAATTAATATTAAAAGATGTAAGAATAGAAAAATTAGATATTAAAAGAAAAATACCAGATAAATTAATTTTTGAAATAGAGGAAAAAAAACCTTTTATTTATGTTGAATATAAAGGAAGAATATTAGTTAGTGATAAAAATGGAATAATTTTTTCTATATATAAAGAAATATCTAATGAAGATTTGGCTATAATAAAATTAACTAACTTGGAAGACTTGAAAGAGTATATTAGTATATTAAATAAATTAGAGGGAAAATATTTAGAATTAATATCAGAACTTTATAAAAAAGAGAATTACTATATCATTTATTTAAGAGATGGAATAAAAATAAAGACAGATATTGATGTAGAAAAGAAAAAATATAGTTTAGCTTTTAAGCTATATAATCATTTAAAAAATAAAAAAGAGATAGATGAGTATTTAGATATAAGATTTAAGGATTTTATTGTTAAATAGGATTATTAAGGGGGAGGCAGTTAATGGATAATAATATTGCCGTTGCTATAGATATAGGAACAACCAAAATATATGTAATAATTGCAAAAGTAGATAATGAAACACATACATTTCAAGTAAAAGGATACGGAGTTGCTGCGTCTAGGGGATTAAAAAGAGGGTTAATAGTTGATATAACAACACTTAGTGAAGATATAGAAAGAGCTGTAAAAAAAGCAGAATTTATGGCCGGAATTAAAATAACAAAAACTTTTGTAGGACTTTCTGGAAAACATATAAAATCTAGTGTAACAAATGTTGAACTTGAATTAGATAA from Hypnocyclicus thermotrophus includes the following:
- the murG gene encoding undecaprenyldiphospho-muramoylpentapeptide beta-N-acetylglucosaminyltransferase, which codes for MKKVVLTTGGTGGHIYPALAIAKELKNREVETLFIGSKYRMENELVPENGFDFIGLDIKPIKITNIKSIYRLFKSIIKSITILYKENIDCIIGFGNYISIPVLIAAFLLGKKIYLQEQNINLGLANRVFYRVSQKIFVAFDKTYEDIPRKYQHKVMVTGNPLRKEFRYIDREEEREKLKIGNNEKILLVIGGSLGAKKINEAILNNWDELFKNLDIRVYWATGKNHFDEINNKIRKRKPNDVIKPYFDNIAKIMAASDLLICRAGALTVSEVIELQKPSIMIPYKSSDVGQKQNAELLKKIGAAKVYDEDNSDEAIKEAINLIKNEKLLKKMKNNLVLIKKGNSTLKIVNEIDIWRN
- the murB gene encoding UDP-N-acetylmuramate dehydrogenase, with translation MEVIKNAKMKNHSNMKIGGEAKELIFIEKKEELLEVLEEAKDFFIIGNGTNTLIKDGKIDKTFITLKRLNAIKLLENNRVYVEAGLDFSKFIEFMEKNNLSGLENLAGIPGSVGGLVYMNGGAYGTEIFDYIEEIEIIDNNNNLRKIKKENIKYSYRATEIKEKKWIIISVIFKLEKGFNKEKVKELINKRENNHPLDLPNLGSTFKNPEGYYSAKLIIEAGIQGHKIGGARISKKHPNFIVNEENAKYSDVIKLIEYVKNNVKSKTGIELEEEIIIIK
- the mraY gene encoding phospho-N-acetylmuramoyl-pentapeptide-transferase, yielding MLYYIYLKLFNELSFLRVFKYITVRSIIAFFLSFFIVLFIGKPFINYLRRKKIGDDIRKEGPKTHYNKQGTPTMGGVLILFSILLTVLITGNWTNQYIVLLSISTLFLGGLGFYDDFKKFTVDKKGLAGKKKILAQIILSIIVWIFIKNLNLGEISFSIVNPFLKNSYIYIGSFLMLLFIIFIIVGSSNAVNITDGLDGLVIVPVMIVSLTLAIVAYFTGNIIWSKYLNLYYIEGTGEIVVFLASIIGSGLGFLWYNFYPAQIFMGDTGSLALGGLLGIISILLKQEILLGIIGVIFVIEALSVIIQVWSFKKRGKRVFKMAPIHHHFEILGVPETKVTARFWIISIMFSILGLLILKLR
- the murD gene encoding UDP-N-acetylmuramoyl-L-alanine--D-glutamate ligase; translation: MLKAIVYGAGKSGLGAKKLLEKQGYEVILVDDKNGISSQKAIKYLDEIDIFIKSPGIPYNDFVKLAIDKNINLIDEIELAYMYMNKNTKIIAITGTNGKTTVTSKIKELLEYNSYKVKYAGNIGISFSEIVLEGKDLDYIVLELSSYQLENIKTFKPYISMIINLTPDHMNRYSSLDEYYNAKFNIYKNCNNTDYFILNIDDNEIMTRFNKNINLKKISLENEADIYYKNNYIFINKEMYINKNNLSLKGIHNIQNILFIISVSEILGLDRKKLKVFLETTNTLEHRMEEFFKKEDTLFINDSKGTNIDSTIKAIEAFEKDLILITGGKDKKVDLYPLCKIIKNKVKKVYLIGETADILEEILLELEYKKENIKNLKTIEKVVDNLKLESEIVLFSPAHSSFDQFKNFEERGKIFKELILQKFN
- the murC gene encoding UDP-N-acetylmuramate--L-alanine ligase, producing MKKVFFIGINGIGMSGLAKIANSMGLEVEGSDIAKKNITKELESLGIKVYIGQKKENIKKVDMVIYSSAIKEDNPEYIAAKAKNIKMIKRGEFLAKLFNEKIGVAIAGTHGKTTTTSLMSSISMSKSPTIMVGGILPEINSNAKVGNSDIFIAEADESDNSFLYLKPKYSIITNIEEDHLENHGSFENIENSFKNFINQTEEEVILCIDCKNAKNLSKYSDKIKTYSIIDKEANIYAENINQIDNFTTFDLFIENKYIDNFKIKIPGIHNVSNAIGTIYLAIKFGVEIEEIKQKLATFNNAKRRFDVLYSNGITIVDDYAHHPTEIKATLRAAKERKTDKIIAVFQPHRYSRLKFLLDKFIGVFDLADEVIILPIYSAGEKNIYGVDEKILVEKINHSKINIIKGEEDILNKIKENKIKTTYLFMGAGDISQIAHNLSEKISNNYGV
- a CDS encoding cell division protein FtsQ/DivIB, whose translation is MVFFKKFIPIFILFIIFYNIYFFYNSDYFLIKDIQIMGKNELLKNDIIEKLDILKSKNIWKIDIEKLKELILKDVRIEKLDIKRKIPDKLIFEIEEKKPFIYVEYKGRILVSDKNGIIFSIYKEISNEDLAIIKLTNLEDLKEYISILNKLEGKYLELISELYKKENYYIIYLRDGIKIKTDIDVEKKKYSLAFKLYNHLKNKKEIDEYLDIRFKDFIVK
- a CDS encoding UDP-N-acetylmuramoyl-tripeptide--D-alanyl-D-alanine ligase; this encodes MKREILKKILKKYFKKIEKINKICIDSREVMENDLFFAIRGGNNYIKEALNKGAYVIYDKNGENIVNEKCYKVKDSIEFLQNLAKEYREKLNIKIIAVTGSNGKTTTKDIIFQIFNEKFKTKKTIGNKNNHIGMPYTLLNVEDDDEFLILEFGMSNLGEIDLLASISKPDIGVITNIGESHLEYLKTKENVFKAKSEIIPYSKKMVVNGDDFYLSKLNDKKIIKIGRNGNISILEIEIKNEYTYFKLKINDKEHKFITNLYGVHNVYNIVIAIQIAIFYEMRIEKIKDIIKNLTLTSMRFEVLKIKGNIYINDAYNASPISMKASLETFNNLYNDRYKIVVLGDMLELGINSKKYHEDLSYILERIDIKEIYLYGKEMQYLYKKIKNRLNVRYFTNKKDIQNLLGNKEEKLAVLLKGSRGMKLEEIL